Sequence from the Fictibacillus arsenicus genome:
ACTTTACTTTTGGGACAGCCCCCTTACTTTTTACTAATAACGCTTTAATGAAGCATCAGCAGCATTTTCTTTGTAATACCGGACAAGTACCGGCACATATTCTTCAAAAGGCGGACATGCTATTCCAGTACCTTCTAGATCCTGGACTAGTTGAGAAGTATCATACTCTGCTTCATGTGAAAAGTAAGAAAGTGTTTCTCGGGGTACACCAAGCCATTTTGAAATAAAAGAAATGGATAACATTCGATCCGCAATTGATCGAGGCAAATGCCAGCTTGGTTTCTTATCAATAAGCTCTCTGCATATTAAAGTATAAGCATCATGGATATTGGGCGATGATGGACTTAATAAATGATAAGTTTTTGATTCACCCCGTTTATCGTGCATCAGGAATATAGAAGCATTAACAATAAAGTCAACCGGTACAAGGTGAATTTTAGAAGTAGTACGGCCGATATAAGGGATTGGCAGAGCAGATAGTCTTCTTAAAAATCGCATCATAAAATAAGGACCATCAAATTTTATTGTTACGCCAGTTTTGGAATCACCTACTATGATTCCAGGTCTTATTATGGTAATTGGCAGTTCATCAATATACATCCTTACCATTCGTTCTGCCTCATATTTGGTTTGTTCATAATAGTTCCGAAAGCCAGCAGGTTCTGACAAACAGGACTCTACAATTTTTCCTTTTTCATTTCCTGATACATATGCAGTGCTGAAATAACAAAAACGTTTAATATTCTTACAGCCTTTTACAAATTTTATTACATGTTCAGTACCAAGGACATTACAAGAATAAGAAGGAGAAAAAGCTGCTGTTAAATCGTAAAGAGCAGCAAGATGTATACAATGTGTTATTTTTTCAGCTATTTCTCTTCTCAAATAATCAGGCAGACCAAGTCCTTCTTTTGTTATATCACCCTCTAAAAGAACGGTGTTTTTATCGCAGTCTTTAAGTTTTTGTTCAGCAATTTTTCTTTCTTGTTTTAAAGTAAGTAAATAAAATTGTGACGAAGGATATTTGTGACGAAGTGCTTCTAATAGTTTTGTAGCTATAAAACCTGGAAATCCAGTGATAAAATAAGTATGTTCCAAAATTAGCACCAGCCTGTCTTAATAGTTTTCGGAAAACTTGTTGAAAAGAGAAAGGATCATTAGTATGAATGGAAAAAAAGTTATAGTAGCAGGATCAAGCGGTCTTGTTGGCAAAGAAGTTGTAAAACAGCTAATCTCTGATCCGTCTTGTAGTGAAATTATCCTGCTTGTTAGAAATAACTCAGAGATTAAACATCCAAAAATTAAAGAGATTTTTTTTGACTTTACAAGTTATGAATATGAGATTGAAAACTTAGAAGCAGATAGTTTGATTATTTGTATTGGTACCACCATGAAAAATGCACAAACAAAAGAAGGATTTAAAGAGGTTGACCTCATCATCCCTGTCAAACTTGCAAAGCTAGCGATTAAGTTAAACGTTCAAAATGTCGCAATCATTTCTGCAATGGGTGCAGATTCCAAATCTTCGTTCTTTTACAATCGAGTAAAAGGGGAGATGGAAACACAATTGATCTCCTTAAATATTAAAAACCTTACTATAGTCCGACCTTCCTTATTAATAGGTGAACGTAACGAATTCCGTTTCGGAGAAAGAATGGCAGAAAAGGTTTATACAGCACTTCCTTTTATTTTTCCGAAAAAATATAAACCAATCGATGCTGGCAGTGTTGCCAGAGCAATGATTAAAGCTAGCTTTGCTTTTTCAGATAAACAAGTGAACATAATAGAAAACTCGGCCATCCATCAGTTAAGCCGAAACAGTTAAAAAAATAGCTTATTTAAGCTATAATAACATTGTATGTAAATGATTCATTTTCAGGAGGAATACTTATGAATGCCTATGAAGAATATATGAAACAAATGGCTCAGCCCATGAGAGATGAATTGACTCGTGCTGGTTTTGAAGAATTAAAGACACCAGAAGAAGTAAATTATTTTATGCAAGAAACTGAAGGTACTGCACTTGTAGTAATAAACTCCGTATGTGGATGCGCAGCTGGCCTTGCTCGTCCAGTAGCAGTAGCATCATTGAACCACTCAGTAAAACCTGAACAGTTTGTTACGGTATTTGCAGGTCAGGATAAAGAAGCAACTGCACAGATCAGAGAATTCTTTGGTGATATCCCGCCTTCTTCTCCTTCTATGGCTCTTTTAAAAGATGGAAAAGTGGTACATTTTATCCACAGACATAACATTGAAAATCATTCACCAGAAGAAATCCTTGAAAATTTACTGGGGGCTTATGACAGTCACTGTTAAACATTGGTAATTTTTATTTTTATAATAACACAGGGCCTTTACAAGATAAATGTAAAAAAGAGAGAAGCGAATTCGCTTCTCTCTTTTCTGTAGTAAAAATAATTACATATTAATGGGATGATGAAGATTCATCACAATGATCGTCTTTACAGTCTTTACCATGGAATGCTGTAGCACCGATAATGATTAATAGAATGAACAGAACAACAATAATTAAGAACCCGCATCCATAACCATGACCATAGCCACCGCCGTATCCACCGTGAATAGGCATGTTAGCTACTGGCTTCATGCCAATATTCATATTGTCACCATAAGGCATATTCATTTTCTTATTTTCCATTTCAGTCCCTCCAAAATTTAAGTCTAGGTCAACGTCACATTACACAATATGACCGGACTACCTAAGCCGACACGGACAAATGCGGAGTTTTTAGTGAAATCGCCTGTACTTTTTTAGGAGAAGAGCCTATTTTTTAAAAAGAATAAGAAAAAACCGTTCTTATTTTTAAGAACGGTCGTTAAATCCATTTTACTTTTGGTTCAGTTTTCTTTACTATCCGTACAATGTTCTGCCTATGTCTGTACAATAAAAAGAGGGTAAACCCGATCAGGATATAAGTAGTAATGTTATCAGCAAGTAAAAGACTTAAGATTACTGAACCCACACCAGCCATGATCGATGAGAGAGATACATATTTACTTATGTATAAAGATAAAAAGAAAGTAAGCAAGACCAATAGAAATAATAATGGCTCTGCAAACAATAGAACTCCGCCAGATGTTGCTACAGCTTTTCCACCCTTGAATTTTGCGAATACTGGATAACAATGTCCAATGACGGCGGGAATTCCTGCAACCAATGGATGAAGGTCTGCATTTAGTATTACGGGCAAGCTGGCAGCGAGTGTTCCTTTTAATACATCTGCTGCAGAAACGATGAATCCTGCTTTTTTGCCTAAAATTCGAAATGTATTAGTACCGCCTAAATTACCGCTCCCATGCTGGCGAATATCAATTCCATAACCAAATTTTCCTACTAAAAGCGCAAAGGGGATAGAGCCTAGCAAATAGGAAAGAAGTATAATAATAACTGTCTCGATCATATAAACACCCCTAATATAAAACTAGCTAATTCTTATTATAGGACATAATGTTTTAATTTCCCACTATTGTTTAATGAAAAAAGCACCCTTATTAAAGAGTGCTTCGCTGTTTATTTCGTTTTGAGAAAGGCATCCACCAGTTCCAGTGTCCAAGAAGTTTCATAAGGGAAGGAACAAAAATCATTCTTACAATGGTTGCATCGATAAAGATAGCTAATGCAATGGCAATTCCTATCTGTTTAACTGGCATTACATCTGTAAATGCGAAGGATCCAGTAATAACGATCATTATCGCTGCTGCAGATGTAATAATCTTTGAAGTTGAAGTTAGACCAAGCAGCGTTGCTTGATCATTGTCACCCGTTTCTTCATACATCTCTTGAATTCTAGAGATCAAGAACACTTCGTAGTCCATACTTAATCCAAAAACGATGCCAAAAGTAAAGACCGGAATCATCAATCCAATTTCCACCGGCTCCATAATTGTTCCGCTTTGAAAAATCCAAACGAGTATACCGAAAGTAGCAGCTAAACTCAGCATGTTCATGAGGATTGCTTTAAGCGGAATAAAGATTGACCTAAAGGCAACCATCAGGATAAAAAGAGTTGCTGCAAGTACAACAGCTAGTCCATATGGTGCTTTTTCAATAATCTCGTCGAAGATTTCTTGATTAAACTTAGTTGCCCCGCCAATCGTTAAGGAAAGACCTTCATGTTTCTTTTCCCATTCTTTCACAAACTGTTTCGCATCGCTTCCATTAACATCTACAGATAGATATGCGCGAATAACCGCTGTATGGTCATTTACGAAAGGTTCCAGAGCAGGGGATTGCTGTTGTTTACCTTGTTCTGTCTGAAGTAATTGGAATAGTTCAGTGCTGCTTAACTGATTTGTATAATCGAAAATTGATTCTGTTTTTGCGATTTCTTTTTCTTCTTGCAGGTCTTTTACTAACTGTTCTAAAGACTGCAAGGCAGTTATATCCTGTAAGTATGATTTTTCTGACTCTGCAACAATGAGAACAGGGTACAACTCATCTTCTCCAAAAGTTTTTTCAAACTTTTCAAATGCGATTCTTGATTCATAATCAGGAGGTAAAGCTTCTGCTTCTGGGATTGAAAGCTTCATATCCTTAACAGGTGTTACTGAGAAGATGAGCAAAACAGCTGCAAACAATGCCATTATTACTGGCCGTTTCATCACAAATGATGCAAATGAATGCCAGATAGATCGTTCTTTTTCTTTTGTTTTGAGTATTTTTAGCGCATTAACTCGTTTACCAAGTACCGCAAGCATCGCTGGCAGGAATGTTATAGCATTCAATACAGATAACACGACAACGACCATTCCGCCAATAGCTACTGTTTTAAAAATATCGATATCAATAAGGAGCATTCCTGATAGTCCTAAAAAGACACATAAACCAGAAAAAGCAATTGATCTCCCCGCAGTTTGCACAGATATGATTGTAGCTTTTTCAATACCTTGATGAAGTTCTTCCCGAAACCGGTTAACGAGAAGAAGCGCAAAATCAATTCCTAATGCCAGTCCGATCATAGGAACAACATTTAATAGAAATATACTTACGTTCGCTTCTAGTCCGTAAAAGTATAATAATCCAAGGGAACTCGCTACACTAATCAATCCAACAATTATAGGCAGACCTGCAGCTACAAGACCTCCAAACGCAAGCAACAGAATAATTAGAGCTGCGGGAATACCAATTGCTTCTGCTCGCGCTAAATCCTGCTGGCTGGCTGTATTCATATCCTCAGCAATAACTGGGCCGCCAGTTAAAGAGACA
This genomic interval carries:
- a CDS encoding BrxA/BrxB family bacilliredoxin is translated as MNAYEEYMKQMAQPMRDELTRAGFEELKTPEEVNYFMQETEGTALVVINSVCGCAAGLARPVAVASLNHSVKPEQFVTVFAGQDKEATAQIREFFGDIPPSSPSMALLKDGKVVHFIHRHNIENHSPEEILENLLGAYDSHC
- a CDS encoding MMPL family transporter; this encodes MKKSSPFLRLGRITYRFRIAIIAFWILTTILLGFFAIKLPSILSGSGFEMVGSFSKVENILQDKFNQPKSSVMLVFDSKKYETQDDAYKQFVNKTLASVKDVEDAVGVQSPYDAPDKMIKENVSFASIRFDKSFNDLKKSIDQIRDRLPKDGDISVSLTGGPVIAEDMNTASQQDLARAEAIGIPAALIILLLAFGGLVAAGLPIIVGLISVASSLGLLYFYGLEANVSIFLLNVVPMIGLALGIDFALLLVNRFREELHQGIEKATIISVQTAGRSIAFSGLCVFLGLSGMLLIDIDIFKTVAIGGMVVVVLSVLNAITFLPAMLAVLGKRVNALKILKTKEKERSIWHSFASFVMKRPVIMALFAAVLLIFSVTPVKDMKLSIPEAEALPPDYESRIAFEKFEKTFGEDELYPVLIVAESEKSYLQDITALQSLEQLVKDLQEEKEIAKTESIFDYTNQLSSTELFQLLQTEQGKQQQSPALEPFVNDHTAVIRAYLSVDVNGSDAKQFVKEWEKKHEGLSLTIGGATKFNQEIFDEIIEKAPYGLAVVLAATLFILMVAFRSIFIPLKAILMNMLSLAATFGILVWIFQSGTIMEPVEIGLMIPVFTFGIVFGLSMDYEVFLISRIQEMYEETGDNDQATLLGLTSTSKIITSAAAIMIVITGSFAFTDVMPVKQIGIAIALAIFIDATIVRMIFVPSLMKLLGHWNWWMPFSKRNKQRSTL
- the plsY gene encoding glycerol-3-phosphate 1-O-acyltransferase PlsY; the protein is MIETVIIILLSYLLGSIPFALLVGKFGYGIDIRQHGSGNLGGTNTFRILGKKAGFIVSAADVLKGTLAASLPVILNADLHPLVAGIPAVIGHCYPVFAKFKGGKAVATSGGVLLFAEPLLFLLVLLTFFLSLYISKYVSLSSIMAGVGSVILSLLLADNITTYILIGFTLFLLYRHRQNIVRIVKKTEPKVKWI
- a CDS encoding SDR family oxidoreductase, with translation MEHTYFITGFPGFIATKLLEALRHKYPSSQFYLLTLKQERKIAEQKLKDCDKNTVLLEGDITKEGLGLPDYLRREIAEKITHCIHLAALYDLTAAFSPSYSCNVLGTEHVIKFVKGCKNIKRFCYFSTAYVSGNEKGKIVESCLSEPAGFRNYYEQTKYEAERMVRMYIDELPITIIRPGIIVGDSKTGVTIKFDGPYFMMRFLRRLSALPIPYIGRTTSKIHLVPVDFIVNASIFLMHDKRGESKTYHLLSPSSPNIHDAYTLICRELIDKKPSWHLPRSIADRMLSISFISKWLGVPRETLSYFSHEAEYDTSQLVQDLEGTGIACPPFEEYVPVLVRYYKENAADASLKRY
- a CDS encoding oxidoreductase — translated: MNGKKVIVAGSSGLVGKEVVKQLISDPSCSEIILLVRNNSEIKHPKIKEIFFDFTSYEYEIENLEADSLIICIGTTMKNAQTKEGFKEVDLIIPVKLAKLAIKLNVQNVAIISAMGADSKSSFFYNRVKGEMETQLISLNIKNLTIVRPSLLIGERNEFRFGERMAEKVYTALPFIFPKKYKPIDAGSVARAMIKASFAFSDKQVNIIENSAIHQLSRNS